One Cryptomeria japonica chromosome 9, Sugi_1.0, whole genome shotgun sequence genomic window carries:
- the LOC131050694 gene encoding uncharacterized protein LOC131050694, with protein sequence MKMRIWGVASAALSFAELFISSTIHMCYGFYIFSTAVALDLVEIINCHRLLRSRIWNIWAWEADSYTKPNIVESNGNDKGIGNGPYFQGNELVPIVLVHGIFGFGKGRLGGMSYWAGAEKKDDRVLVPDLGSLTSIYDRARELFYYLKGGTVDYGEEHSARYGHAQFGKTYEQGHYPEWDEDHPAHFVGHSSGAQVIRVLQQMLAEKKFKGYENSSEDWVLSVTSMSGALNGATRVYLDGIEPEDGKMLKPICLLQLCRVGVIIYDWLDIAWLKNYYNFGFDHFNMTWRRIGISGLVDSLLGNIGPFASEDWILPDLSLQLSVELNKKLRTFPKTYYFSYATKKTTKLFGVTVPSSLFGVHPLFFIRTLQMSQWRLPSNLEPPFKGYNDEDWQDNDGALNTISMLYPRFPEVHPNCCLNSEFKDGQSFQPGVWYYTIVEADHILFIINRERAGVQFDVLYDGIFQRLRKEMARGVKVVPPSKKPRDHVCNCEDNCVCHLVRFDQRHE encoded by the exons ATGAAAATGCGGATATGGGGGGTGGCTTCTGCGGCCTTGTCATTTGCAGAGCTGTTTATTAGTTCTACAATTCATATGTGTTATGGATTTTATATATTCAGTACTGCTGTAGCCTTGGACTTGGTGGAGATTATTAATTGCCATAGACTTCTAAGGTCCCGCATATGGAATATTTGGGCTTGGGAAGCAGATAGTTATACTAAACCTAATATTGTGGAATCTAATGGTAATGACAAGGGTATTGGTAATGGCCCATATTTTCAGGGCAATGAATTGGTCCCCATTGTACTGGTTCATGGTATCTTTGGGTTTGGCAAAGGG AGACTAGGTGGAATGTCCTATTGGGCAGGGGCTGAGAAGAAGGATGACCGTGTTCTTGTTCCTGATTTGGGTTCTTTGACAAGTATCTATGATAG GGCTCGGGAACTTTTCTACTACTTAAAAGGTGGAACGGTAGATTATGGAGAAGAGCACAGTGCTCGATATGGCCATGCCCAATTTGGCAAGACTTATGAGCAAG GCCATTATCCTGAATGGGATGAAGACCATCCAGCCCACTTTGTTGGTCACTCTTCTGGCGCCCAAGTAATTAGAGTTCTGCAACAAATGCTGGCTGAAAAA AAATTCAAGGGCTATGAAAACAGTTCTGAAGATTGGGTGCTGAGTGTTACCTCAATGTCAGGTGCTCTCAACGGAGCAACTCGTGTTTACCTGGATGGGATTGA GCCAGAAGATGGAAAGATGCTGAAGCCCATTTGTCTCTTACAGCTTTGTCGGGTGGGGGTTATTATCTATGACTGGCTGGATATCGCTTGGCTGAAAAACTACTATAATTTTGGGTTTGATCATTTCAATATGACTTGGCGTAGGATTGGAATTTCAGGACTTGTGGATAGTCTTTTGGGAAACATTGGACCCTTTGCTTCAGAAGATTGGATTCTTCCAGACTTAAGCCTCCAGCTTTCAGTGGAACTGAATAAGAAACTCAGGACTTTCCCAAAGACCTACTATTTCAG CTATGCTACTAAGAAGACTACGAAATTGTTTGGGGTCACTGTTCCTTCAAGTCTTTTTGGAGTTCATCCTCTATTTTTCATCAGGACGCTACAGATGAGTCAATGGCGTCTACCTAGCAATTTAGAACCTCCTTTCAAAGGCTACAA TGATGAGGATTGGCAAGATAATGATGGAGCATTAAATACCATCTCAATGCTTTATCCCCGTTTTCCTGAGGTTCATCCCAATTGCTGTCTCAATTCAGAGTTCAAAGATGGCCAGTCCTTCCAACCAGGTGTTTG GTATTACACAATTGTGGAAGCTGATCACATTCTCTTCATAATCAACCGAGAAAGAGCAGGGGTACAGTTTGATGTATTGTACGATGGCATATTTCAGAGATTGCGAAAGGAGATGGCCAGAGGAGTCAAGGTTGTTCCTCCTTCCAAGAAACCACGGGATCATGTTTGCAATTGTGAGGACAATTGTGTGTGCCACTTGGTTAGATTTGATCAGAGACACGAATGA